The following are encoded together in the Bombus affinis isolate iyBomAffi1 chromosome 6, iyBomAffi1.2, whole genome shotgun sequence genome:
- the LOC126917634 gene encoding minor histocompatibility antigen H13 isoform X1 has product MASEVNEIAVQASENITENNEAITGRISSTSEGMVLAYGSLIIMAILPIFFGSYRAVRHHKEQQQQCKKSGEQPDTMSRKEAAIFPFISSITLVGLYVLYKSYVNVFQVFAKEFVNQILAAYFFFLGILALCHLTSPLISSLVPAAIPKTQYHISFTKGEGDKSEHIINYKFNLHDIVCLICCSIVGTWYLLKKHWIANNLFGIAFAINGVELLHVNNVPTGCILLCGLLFYDAFWVFGTDVMVTVARSFEVPIKLVFPQDILEKGLTASNFAMLGLGDIVLPGIFIALLLRFDNSLSRKTNVYFYSTFFAYFMGLLATMLIMHLFNHAQPALLYLVPACLGTPVLLALAKGDLKALFSYEDHPVIPKQTEQTAQTQVETKKDT; this is encoded by the exons ATGGCAAGCGAGGTAAACGAAATTGCTGTTCAAGCGAGTGAAAATATAACAGAGAATAATGAGGCGATTACTGGAAGAATATCATCGACATCTGAGGGAATGGTTCTTGCTTATGGAAGCTTGATAATTATGGCCATTTTACCTATCTTCTTTGGTAGTTACCGAGCTGTTAGACACCATAAGGAGCAGCAG caACAATGTAAAAAAAGTGGAGAACAACCAGACACAATGTCGCGCAAGGAAGCagcaatatttcctttcattTCTAGTATTACATTAGTTGgactatatgtattatataag AGTTATGTCAACGTTTTTCAGGTATTTGCCAAGGAGTTTGTTAATCAAATTTTGGCTGCCTACTTTTTTTTCTTAGGAATTTTAGCCTTGTGTCACCTTACGAG TCCATTAATTTCATCATTGGTACCTGCTGCAATACCAAAAACTCAGTATCATATATCATTCACTAAAGGAGAAGGTGATAAGTCAGAACAtattattaattacaaatttaatCTTCATGATATTGTTTGTCTAATATGCTGTTCAATTGTTGGAACTTGGTATCTTTTAAAAAAG cATTGGATTGCCAATAATTTATTTGGAATCGCGTTTGCGATTAATGGAGTTGAATTACTACATGTGAACAATGTTCCAACAGGATGTATTTTGCTTTGCGGACTCTTGTTTTATGATGCATTTTGGGTGTTTGGTACAGATGTAATGGTAACAGTCGCGAGATCATTCGAAGTACCAATTAAATTAGTGTTCCCTCAAGATATATTAGAGAAAGGACTTACAGCCAGCAATTTTGCTATGCTGGGtttaggtgacattgttttacCAGGGATTTTCATTGCCCTTCTATTGCGGTTCGACAATAGTTTAAGTAGGAAGACAAATGTGTATTTCTACTCGACATTCTTCGCATATTTCATGGGATTACTAGCGACGATGTTGATTATGCATTTATTTAATCACGCACAACCGGCTTTGTTATATCTAGTACCTGCTTGTTTGGGTACTCCTGTACTTTTGGCATTGGCTAAGGGAGACTTAAAAGCATTATTTTC TTACGAAGATCATCCAGTTATTCCAAAACAAACAGAACAAACTGCACAAACGCAAGTAGAAACGAAGAAGGATACATAA
- the LOC126917634 gene encoding minor histocompatibility antigen H13 isoform X2, with amino-acid sequence MASEVNEIAVQASENITENNEAITGRISSTSEGMVLAYGSLIIMAILPIFFGSYRAVRHHKEQQQQCKKSGEQPDTMSRKEAAIFPFISSITLVGLYVLYKVFAKEFVNQILAAYFFFLGILALCHLTSPLISSLVPAAIPKTQYHISFTKGEGDKSEHIINYKFNLHDIVCLICCSIVGTWYLLKKHWIANNLFGIAFAINGVELLHVNNVPTGCILLCGLLFYDAFWVFGTDVMVTVARSFEVPIKLVFPQDILEKGLTASNFAMLGLGDIVLPGIFIALLLRFDNSLSRKTNVYFYSTFFAYFMGLLATMLIMHLFNHAQPALLYLVPACLGTPVLLALAKGDLKALFSYEDHPVIPKQTEQTAQTQVETKKDT; translated from the exons ATGGCAAGCGAGGTAAACGAAATTGCTGTTCAAGCGAGTGAAAATATAACAGAGAATAATGAGGCGATTACTGGAAGAATATCATCGACATCTGAGGGAATGGTTCTTGCTTATGGAAGCTTGATAATTATGGCCATTTTACCTATCTTCTTTGGTAGTTACCGAGCTGTTAGACACCATAAGGAGCAGCAG caACAATGTAAAAAAAGTGGAGAACAACCAGACACAATGTCGCGCAAGGAAGCagcaatatttcctttcattTCTAGTATTACATTAGTTGgactatatgtattatataag GTATTTGCCAAGGAGTTTGTTAATCAAATTTTGGCTGCCTACTTTTTTTTCTTAGGAATTTTAGCCTTGTGTCACCTTACGAG TCCATTAATTTCATCATTGGTACCTGCTGCAATACCAAAAACTCAGTATCATATATCATTCACTAAAGGAGAAGGTGATAAGTCAGAACAtattattaattacaaatttaatCTTCATGATATTGTTTGTCTAATATGCTGTTCAATTGTTGGAACTTGGTATCTTTTAAAAAAG cATTGGATTGCCAATAATTTATTTGGAATCGCGTTTGCGATTAATGGAGTTGAATTACTACATGTGAACAATGTTCCAACAGGATGTATTTTGCTTTGCGGACTCTTGTTTTATGATGCATTTTGGGTGTTTGGTACAGATGTAATGGTAACAGTCGCGAGATCATTCGAAGTACCAATTAAATTAGTGTTCCCTCAAGATATATTAGAGAAAGGACTTACAGCCAGCAATTTTGCTATGCTGGGtttaggtgacattgttttacCAGGGATTTTCATTGCCCTTCTATTGCGGTTCGACAATAGTTTAAGTAGGAAGACAAATGTGTATTTCTACTCGACATTCTTCGCATATTTCATGGGATTACTAGCGACGATGTTGATTATGCATTTATTTAATCACGCACAACCGGCTTTGTTATATCTAGTACCTGCTTGTTTGGGTACTCCTGTACTTTTGGCATTGGCTAAGGGAGACTTAAAAGCATTATTTTC TTACGAAGATCATCCAGTTATTCCAAAACAAACAGAACAAACTGCACAAACGCAAGTAGAAACGAAGAAGGATACATAA